From the Coffea eugenioides isolate CCC68of chromosome 1, Ceug_1.0, whole genome shotgun sequence genome, the window TAATGTATCTTAAACCAAATGATTCTTAGTTGATGGCATCCCACAAGCAAATCTACTGCATGCATATTTGTTTATTACAACTGTTGCTAAAAAATTCAACGCCCTTTTGATTTCTCAAGGCAGATTGAATGTGATGATTAATTTTTCCTTGTTTTATATTGAATGTGTACTTGAGCATACAGCTTTGTACTGGTACACACTACAGGCATTGTGAagggtccttttttttttgtgtcgcAACGATAACATTTGTACAATCCATTCTAATCTAATTTAAAGGGAGGAGGAGCCGTCGGAATTTTTTGCTCGGAAGAAACCACGATTAAGTGGCAAGATGAGAGGCAAGAGTCAGAATTATACTTTTTTGAAGTAAAAGGACATACTAACCAGTAAAATTAGTTCGTTTATTAATAAACCGGTTGTATTCTTTAAAATCTGAGACTACCCACCCGAGTGCTACTATCCCTTTTTGAGATACAACATTCCTGTCCTTGCAAGGGGACAAACATAGTAATGGCCATATATTACAGATGGTAATCAGGCCAACCATGCCTCTCATCACTCTCACCAGATGGCCCGGAAAAAGGAATCGGTCATAATAATGCAAGCGGCCATAATGTAGTTGCAGCACTTGAAAGTTGAAAGGATGGTGATGGAGACTAGAGAGGATCCACAATTGGGGGTAGCCATTGCACCACACATTGCAATATATGCCCTTAAAATTGGTAGCTTGTATGCAAGCCAGTTAGTAGCTTGAAATTGGCACTTGGTGGTTGGATCATCTCTGACCAGATTTTAAGGGCTGCCTTCCTATAAGGactaaaaacaaaaagaaaagaaaaatgaagtactAGCACTTTTTTAAGTTTTGGGAGATTTTACATTCCCTTTTTTGAACATTGTACTTGAGCTTAAATTTATGTTGAATTGTGGAATGAGGGTTTTTGACCCTTGTAAcaattttagtgatttatttAACATAGAAGTCACCATCTTCATTGAAAGATACAAGTAGAGTCGTAGAAGGAATGGAATTTAAAAGGGACCAtagaatttttcttaaatttgtCAGAATTTTGTTTGAATAAAAAAGTTTGTTGGGCTAAAATTATCGGTCACTGTcattaattttataaatttggATCCAAGGGTGGTTATATTATTCTCAGCAAAAATGacgaaaaataaatactttacAGTTCCTTGCCATATCCAAGTGGGAAATGGATGTCCAGCATATGTATTCTGGTTTTTGCCTTTTTCGAAGTCTTACTATTTTTACCATCAATATAACTTCCTCAGATAGATCATTAGGTAAGGCTTGGATAATGAACCAAATAAATTTGCTTTAGTTGGTTATTGTTGGGTGGCATAAAAAGCCAAGATGCACGCACGAGGGGCCACACAGCAGAATTGTTATGTGATACATTTGCTATGAACAAAAGTTATGCGTTGCCTCCTAAGTGCGTATTTTGCATAGTGGGTAAGTTTTACGCAGCAGCTGGTATAATTTAGATAAATAcaataagaaacatttcactcAATATTTATAACCCAAGGTGGAGATTAAAcatttataataaattttttttttctttttgccaaGGGAGAGGGGGGAGGAGAGGCCGTGAGGGAGGTTCCTTAAGCTCAACTTCAGTAATAAACACTGATATATAGACAAGATTTTAATGGCGAGCGCACGTGCACAcgcacatatacatatatatggaAATTGAGAGGATTTAAGCTCAATGTATAATCTGTTTCTATTTTATCGCCCGACTTAAAGTAAAAGGATTCGAACTCAATATCTCTTATTTATAATTCCTTCTATCTCGCCTCCAAACTCATATGTTTTGTTTGAATAACCACGAAACAAGCACAAAGCAGAAAATACTTTAGTGCTGATTCTGGTACAGGATTCACAAATTCAAATGTTAATACAACAACTACCTTATCCTCTCTTACAATTCCCAAACCCTAAAAACAAACTACAACGCAtaaaagaataaagaaaaatgtagtaCTACTTCATAAACTGGTGTGGAGTAAAACCCATTTCCAAACTGATAAAATGCATGGATCTGAAccatttttctccttttatGCTCTTCTTTCATATGCTTTCCAGTTTGTGACCCCAACTTTTCTCTTCAGAGTTGAAATACTCCCCCAACATGGTTGTTTAACAGCATCAATCATTTGACTTCGAAGCAAATAATTCACTAATTTCCCACTTACAACAATTtgattttcaaactttttccaAATTATATTCCGTGGAAATCCTGCTTCAACATTTATCATTCTTTAGCGCGGAATCATATTAGTATTTAGTCCAACAAATTAATAATTAACTGAGATGAAACTGGAAATTAGTGGAACAAAATCCACATTTCTTGATTAATCTCTCAAGTAGTTAAAGAGTTACATTCACCGGTAATCCGATTTCTCATCAAATACTAATACCACTACGGCAGTACCCAATCATCGATATAATACGAGACCGGCAAAACcccaaaaaggaaaacaaaaaacaaaaaaaccaaaaaaaagaagaagagagagagagagagtactCCCATAAAAATGAAGTACGAAATAATCAGAGAAAGAGGGgtggaaaaacaaaaatgaagtACTAAAATCAATCCTCGAACCCAGTTTTTTCCCAAATTGCATTTCTAACCCTACTAAGATCTCTCCCTTTCAAAGTCCTCCCAATTCCTTCGTGCACAGAGAACGATGCGATTCTCGTTCTCGCCAACTGTCTAGCCAAAAACTCGTGCGGCGGAATCCGTTTCCCACCGACGTCCTCCCCATCCTCGCCGTCGAAATCATCATCTTCACTATCTCTCCTCCTATTCTCCCGATACTCATCTTTCAGTATCTTCGACCAGTCCGGCACGTTCACCGGCAACGACGCAGCCGTCCCACCAACAACCACCTTCGCAGCCGATGAAGAGCTTTTTCTCGACGATGACGGTGTACGTGAACCCACCGCCGGTTTACGATACTCAGGCGACGCAGCGGCGCGTCCAGTACTCCAGACATCGGACTCATCGAGCTCGAACATCCCGTCGGAACTTATTCCCGACGGAGCATCTAAGAATCGGTAGTTTGCTGCTCTGCTAAAGTAGCTTTTCGAAGCCGCCATTGTTGAATAAGAATACGAATCAATATGggcttttctctttctttgatTGATTGTTCTGTTTCTCTCTCTAGCAATgaaataaatttttcaaaattttatcaatCTATAGAAGAAAGAAATGGGTTCTCCTCCTTACTAGTTTCCAATCGTCTACGACGTTGGGGGTTTTGATCTGCTTTATAGAAAGGGAGATTTGGCTTTGGGGGTTCTTAATGGATAAGgtcctctttttctctctccttCCCTAACTCAACTGTCTTCTATCCTTTTTCGTCCTCATTTTCTCTGTAACTTCAGAGTGCAAGAATTACTATGCTACCCCGCTGTGAAATGCGCAGAAATGCCACGTCATATTGTGCATTTATCCAATCCAGACCCGGGTTCTTTTATTTACTGCTCGGTTGAGTAAACTTGGGTTGACTCCATTGATTTTACCCTCTAAACTAGATTAAATGCCCTAAAAGTGACGAGTTTCTAGTTGAACCGTCCAACCCAGAAATTTAGTTGTAAATGAACACCTTCgtcaattcaaaatttggtcAATAACATTTGACCAAACTCTCTCTATTGATATGTTCAGTTCATCAGATCTCATCAGTTATTTAGGCACTCAAACCAATTAACCTCTCGTctaaatgaattaaaaaaattaaaatagtgTTCTCTTAATCTGATATTGGAAGATCTAAAATAGTAGCATAACCCTTTTAAAATTAGAATAGTATTATTTTATCTTTCAAACTCATTTAGACGGGTGATTAATTGCTGCAAAGTCTATAAGTAATTTGTAAGGTTTTAATTGCCAATAAAATTTGGCCAAGAGTTGTTGACCAAACGTACATTGGTAACTTATGTAGAAcatgattttcaattttttttcaatgacCGAAAAAGTGAATTTCTCTTAGTCATATTCAATCTTTTTTTTATGTCAAAATGATAAATCAAATAGGTTATGTCAAAATTCTCTGGTGTTGACTCAGAGTTTAGAATGTAAAATTACTTATAATAACTTTTACCTTCTTTCAAATATACAATGTAAAGCGAAATTATAATTAAATATCACATCAAATTGAAAGTCAATCAAAATTATTTATCTCTCAATGGTAACCATTAAGAGCAAAAAGATTTATAGCCTGCATTGGAACGAAGCTCTGCCCAATTTGGGGAATTAACCTCCAgatccgaaaaaaaaaaggaagataaCCATTGAGAGCAAAAAGATTTATAATATTTTAAGTTCAACGCCCTACAAGTTAAAAATCAAAACTCATTTAAGTAGGATTGTGttggattttttgtttttcatcttGAAGAACATTGGAGTTGTTTTACAGACACGTATTAGATAAGCTTGTGACACGTATTAGATAAGATTTCCTTGAAACATATCAATTACTTCCTCATTGGAAATAAACtttgtttcattttcattgcatatatacatatataggAAATTGGAAAGCAACGTTACCCCTCTAGCTTCGTTCACCCCTGTGTGCGCGAAGATCAATAGAAACCCATAAACCTGATGCTCCCTTCGTCTcattttaatagttttttttttttttttagtttgtcttaaattatagtccactttttaatttaaaaatataattttttaaaaatttctctACAATACCGTTATTCAATGTAGGTTGTTATTAGTATAAATTACCTTATTTAATGTAGATTGTTTCTtgaccatcaattcaagttttcatgaataattaatataaagttatactctatttaatgtaaggatattttataaaaatagcaatctaaatttattttttcaataaaattaactattttttcttaaactatgtggaaaaaaaaactatgacAATCAAAATAGGACGAAATGAGTATTACCTTTCAGCAATAAGGTTCATTCTTAACTATTCCTATCAATGTTAATATACATAAAGTTACTAAATTGAACAATCAAGAAAGTTAAATGTTATCA encodes:
- the LOC113762214 gene encoding uncharacterized protein LOC113762214; translation: MAASKSYFSRAANYRFLDAPSGISSDGMFELDESDVWSTGRAAASPEYRKPAVGSRTPSSSRKSSSSAAKVVVGGTAASLPVNVPDWSKILKDEYRENRRRDSEDDDFDGEDGEDVGGKRIPPHEFLARQLARTRIASFSVHEGIGRTLKGRDLSRVRNAIWEKTGFED